The following are from one region of the Nicotiana tomentosiformis chromosome 7, ASM39032v3, whole genome shotgun sequence genome:
- the LOC104095117 gene encoding NDR1/HIN1-like protein 10 — protein MSGPHLNGAYYGPSIPPPSKTYHRPGHGGGCCCNPFSCCCGCLFNCICTCIFQILCTLLVIVGVVAFVLWFILRPNKVNFHVADASLTQFDLSTKNNTLYYDLALNVSIRNPNKRIGIYYDSIEARALFHGQNFSSTNLEPFYQGHKNTTDLKIVFKGQNLIMLGDKEKSDYSGEKDSGVYAIGVKLYMRIRLKFGWIKTKKIKPMIMCDLKVPFKSNGTTSSSTTFERTQCHLDW, from the coding sequence ATGTCGGGACCCCATCTGAACGGAGCATATTACGGCCCATCAATTCCGCCGCCGTCCAAAACCTACCACCGCCCAGGCCACGGCGGCGGGTGCTGCTGCAACCCATTCAGCTGCTGCTGCGGCTGTCTCTTCAACTGCATCTGCACTTGCATCTTCCAGATACTCTGCACTCTTTTGGTCATCGTTGGTGTCGTAGCCTTTGTCCTCTGGTTTATCCTCAGGCCCAACAAAGTCAATTTCCACGTCGCTGACGCCTCACTTACCCAATTCGATCTCTCCACAAAAAACAATACCCTTTACTACGATCTTGCTCTCAATGTCTCCATCAGAAACCCCAACAAACGAATTGGGATTTACTATGATTCCATTGAAGCTAGAGCTTTGTTTCATGGCCAGAATTTCTCTAGTACAAATCTTGAACCGTTTTATCAGGGTCACAAGAATACTACAGATCTGAAAATAGTGTTCAAGGGTCAGAATTTGATTATGCTAGGGGATAAAGAGAAATCTGATTACAGTGGGGAGAAGGATTCTGGGGTTTATGCAATTGGGGTGAAGCTTTACATGCGGATTAGGCTTAAATTTGGTTGGATCAAAACCAAGAAAATTAAGCCGATgattatgtgtgatttgaaggttccttTCAAGTCTAATGGTACTACATCTTCTAGTACTACTTTTGAGAGAACCCAATGCCATCTTGATTGGTGA